A region of the Aethina tumida isolate Nest 87 chromosome 3, icAetTumi1.1, whole genome shotgun sequence genome:
atagacaaaaagtttttgtaatggagtaataatatttcatttgttaatgtaaacaatattaatatgattatCATTTATCaatcagttttattatattaacaataattctaaaattgcaAGTAATGagtctattattatattgattcaaaaatattccaataacaattttccataattaaacatttgaaagCCTTGGGGGTCAACccttatcattaaaattgcaTCATTTCAGATAATGGAATTGTTTTGTAAATCGTGCCTATCAAAGTGGAATTGTACATCCCCTTTTGAAAAacaagcaataaaaaaatattatgggtTATTGACTTCCTAACAGAGTGGGAGAATTTCCccaatttgaaacaaaaatgatgatgacgaaaatttaatgtattctttaataacgttagttaaatttaattttattctacccttcaaattaactttaagatgtagtaatatttcaagttttaaaaattaaacttagccttttgaatgttaaatattcaCGAAGATTTTGATTGCCAATTATGAGATACAGAATGAGAGTTTCCACACCAATAAAACCCGCGTAAACTGGCAGACACATTGCAACATTGCTACTTACCAATCAATAGACCATTAACCCTGAACTTAGCGGAGATAATTTGTTCCTCTGACCATTGGGGGTCGTGGTTTGCGTCATCCTTGAAGAATGTTTCGTGCTTCGGTGGATAGAAGCGATAACCCTCCTCGACGCCGGGATGTCGCTTTAGGAACGAACCAGTGGCCAACCTGCGCGTCACCCACTCGATCGGGATCATTTCGCACTTCTTCGACACGAACGCATTGTCGGCGGCTACCTCCACGAACGAGGTCTTAATACCTACAAATacgcatttaataattatttccttaacagtagaaaaacaatttattaccaactgaatttaatatttcaaacactTTGGTGGTGGTTTTGTTGGAGACGACGGCTTTACCGGCCAAGTTGTGGGCTTTAACACCATCTCCAGCGGTTATTCTGTCTTTGCTCAGCAAGATGCAGTGGCCAGGTGAAGATGGGATGTCATACACTTGTTTGGTTTTGCCCTCGATGATGAGCTTgcccaatttatattttccaactagaataaaattaaaataaaatcctagctaatatttaattaacataaaaactgTCCTTGATTTTGTCTTCttagtttaattaacaataagcatctaatagtaataattattatttctaatccattcactttttgttatttgcaAGTTGTGACATaagttatcattttaaattaaaaacaaactaagttatttcaattataactGATAAATCGTTTAAaggaattaaaaacaaaagtcCAATTAGACAACCACCTGTAGAACTGTCAAAATTGTTTACCAACGCGTAACATGAATAAagcaacttaaaacaaaataaaaatgatcacCTTGCGTGGTCATGGCGGCAAAATGGGGTTGATTATCGCACAAAAAACAGCCTGAACACAACAGAATAAATGCACAATTAAAAACCGTACCGCGTGCGTTCGGCAACCtacttattgtataaattatgttagtaCGCAGGCgtcaatttcaaaatccaattatttttaaatcacgaTAATGCGAACGAAAAATAACTCAGTAAACATATTTGTTCTGTTTATACGTCACacgaaattgttaattatttagggCCACTATCGGACCATTATgaaagaaaacatttatttcgtAAGCTTGGTCAGTACTCTCTGTTCAAATAAAGGCGGGGGGCATCACGTGATGCGATAAAAACGCGCCGCCGGTCCGCATccagtttaaataaatgtttgttagTTTATGGAAAAAGTGTTGATTTATTCGAGTCTGtgtgaatttatatttgttaacagGTAATTAGTttcaatgataattttttgcttatatatatttatttattttgcttatctttattctaattattcgTAGGgacatttctaattaaaacatttttattacataaatatttatgggaCGTGCAAAtcattataaatcatttatttttaaatataatattacattgtataattaatattatttatatcataaatattacactTAGAAATACTACCAATTATgttgtcaatttaattatgtatgatgtaagaaaaacataaaattactgtTCATCAGAAGTTACATACACTTTTTAAGAACCATTTGTcttttgtcataaaattagtTGATTTTAATGTGATGTAATGATTCTGTATACCTGATGAGTATAACAATATCATTGACTACAATTATGATCTAATTTGATTTggttttggaatttttatatttgtttatatttctttataaagtCATTGCACTTACCGATTatgttatatgtatatatgtatatttgcaAACGCCAATATGAGTTACATCTTTAACCCCGcagcaaaattttataaaaagtcagtaattaattaattaattaatgcatttaaaggcagcaatattaaaaatattataaaaaatatatttgtcccCATTTCTAATTGTGATGACGTTGGTGTTTCCAAACACCGAACCATGTGTTGTTTATTCTCCACCATccagataaatattattgatcgAACTGTGCCACTATCGGACACTGTTACCATCTGATGTAACACGCTTTTACAGTTTCTTAATTTTGCAACAATCCACCCGGGTTATCAGCGGGTCCACGGCTTTATTAAGCAACGGATTTTTATCAGCCGAATCGCTTATAAGAATGTTATTGTTGCAGCAGCGTCCAATAAATAATCGTTTGCGAGTGGAGTACGTACCATGGCCGAGAGAATCTGCAAGTATAGCCATGAAACGGAAGAGGAAGACCTGGCTTGTGCGATGGAGAGCATCGGCGTGAGCCGCAGGAAAGGACGCGGCGCCGTCACGTCCGGACTGACGCACGAGTGCGGCGTCTTCGGAGCGATCGGCACCGGCGAGTGGCCCACCAATTTGGAGATAGCGCAGATCGTTTGTTGGGGGCTGGTGGCGTTGCAACACAGGTAATACTCAATACAAAAATACTCGATTAGTTTTGGCTCAATGGTGCCGTGTGTGATATTATATATCAGTTGAATAATTTGGACATTAACACACTGGATGTGTTACTCAACCGATCTGtcaagtaaaaaatttcaaattctcACTGATATacttgttttgttttgacGATTGACCAAGTCATAAAGATTCAATTttagaacaaatttttatacataaatattatatcattCTATagtaaacttattaatttaattcatgacCAAAACAGTCGAATAATAAGACTTATACTCAATagatatacaaaattactcactttttatcaaatttcaatacaaactggtattataattttttgacacGCTCAATACTctcaaaaaacaaattgatattaaatgcCAGCAATTTGATTGACATATCTACAGGGTGAGTcacttaacttatttattagaagtttatgaaaaatggatctgattaaattttttagcaaatataactttttagcAATATAACATATTCAATACTctcaaaaaacaaattgttattaaatgtcAGCAAACTGATTGACAGATCTACAGAGTGGTTCacctaacttatttattagaagtttatgaaaaatggaactgattgaattttttagcaattataaatttttagtaatataacATTCTCAAAACTCTcaaaaaccaaatttatattaaatgttagcGAATTGATTTACTAGTCTACAGGGTGACTCacctaacttatttattagattagactaggattgaaattttttagcaattataacttttcTTGAACAGAAcagtgtatatttttggatgattaaattctacatgtaatggcaaatactgtaaaattttattccaaaaattttgaaaggtTGATGGATGGACCAAACTGTCTCTAAAACcaccaataatttaaaatatacatagtgTTGcgttgaaaataacaaagttgatgtcacttccggcaaaaccggaaatgaaattaataagtagaaatagaaaaatagtACAAGACAGTAAATCCGTTAATgcattatatttatgattgtGGTATGAAAAACAGAGTCATAAATAATGACAGTgcttattattatcaaatgtaaaatgggaaattagtttttattgtaacaataataaaaatttaaaaaaaataaacagataatgtaggtttaaaagatattttgtttattcattaaaatattcctaaattattgtaaataaaatgaactctttgaattttatcagtaaaatttttattatgtccagtttaaaatttctttacaatcacaaaaaacaaaataattggtaataattatttatttattaacagtatAGGACGTTTaagggaaaataaaattgaataaatattttaaaagtcagTTTAAATCATGAATTGTAAATAAGATAGAACTTATTAACAAGTGAAAAGTTCTGTTTTACCTTCTCGTGTGTGTAAAACTGTAACAGAGAGATGGCACTGCgagatcatttttaaaaattattcagtttcaggtgcaatttaagttttattttatcatattattatgttattattatattataaaaacctaTGTGcataatgaaacatttttgcACCCCAATTTGTTGGGGGATAactgacaaaataattattttattgtaaattaatcacgtgagctttatttatatttttcaattgaagCGTCAAGATCATTGCTGCTTAAATTATGAGTTACTTGATAAATAtctatcttaaattatttaatgtgtatTCTTGacctttaaatattcaatttaatttctagttTATCGATCAATTTCCCGTTTACGGTCGTGacccaattttattaatctttacGATTTTTTTAAGGGGTCAAGAATCGGCCGGTATTGTAACCAGCGAAGGAAAATGCTcgaaatacttcaacattgTGAAAGGTATGGGAATGATCAGCAACATCTTCAACGACGACGCGATCAAAAGGCTGAAAGGAAGTATTGGCATAGGACACACCAGATACTCAACCAGTGCGGCCTCCGAAGAGGTCAACTGTCAACCGTTCGTGGTGCACACCGCCCACGGAGCACTAGCAGTTGCCCACAACGGAGAACTGGTTAATTGTGATAGTTTAAGACGACAGGTATGTGCCTAAAGGAGGATTTTTGAGTTGGTAGCTGATTTGTTTCTCCCTAGGTATTACAACACGGAGTTGGTTTGTCCACCCACTCAGACAGTGAACTGATAACTCAAGCCCTTTGCTTGAACCCACCGGAAGGTGAACTGAACGGTCCGGACTGGCCGGCTAGAATAAGGCACTTCATGCAACTGGCACCTTTAAGTTATTCCCTAGTTATAATGttgaagaataaaatatacgcAGTGCGGGACCCTTACGGCAACAGGCCTTTGTGCTTGGGAAAAATCTTACCCCAAAACGAACGTAAGTTACCAACACCAAATCCTGTAGAGAACCTCTATGAAATGCGGTTTCAGCTCTTGATGGGGACTGTGACGACAGTCGAGAGGCGGAAGGTTGGGTCGTGTCGTCGGAATCCTGCGGTTTCCTGTCGATCGGTGCCCAATACGTCCGCGAGGTGTTCCCGGGCGAGATCATCGAGATGTCCAGACACGGTATCCGCACCATCGACATAGTGGCCAGGCCGGAAGAGAAGGCGCAGGCTTTCTGCATCTTCGAGTACGTTTACTTTGCCAGGGCCGACAGTATTTTCGAGGGACAGATGGTGTACGCCGTGAGGATGCAATGCGGAAGGCAGTTGGCCATCGAGCATCCCGTCGAAGCGGATCTGGTCAGCTCCGTACCGGAATCTGGAAACGCTGCCGCCCACGGTTTCTCCAGACAGGTAGATAAATTGTGGTTTTTATTAGGAAAGTAGTGTACTGACCAACTTTGTTTCTGCAGAGTGGTATTTCCTTTGCGGAAGTGCTGTGCAAGAACAGATACGTTGGCCGATCCTTCATCCAACCCAGCAACAGGCTAAGACAGCTCAGCATTGCAAAGAAATTCGGTAAGAACGACGACTTCCATcaattaaatggaaaaataatcatttgttACGATTTTAGGTGCGTTGTCTGGCAGCGTAAAGGGCAAAAGGGTGATTCTCATCGACGACTCGATTGTTCGAGGCAACACAATTGGCCCAATCATTAAACTTCTCCGAAACGCGGGAGCTAAGGAAGTACACATCAGAGTGGCAAGCCCTCCACTCCTCTACCCATGTTATATGGGCATAAACATTCCGACAAAAGAGGAACTAATCGCCAACAAATTGAATCCCAACGAACTGGCCAAGCACGTTGGTGCCGACAGTTTGGCTTATTTGAGCGTAGAGGGGTTGATTAAGGCCGTAAGGTCTGACATCAAGACAAAGAATCCGCACAAAGTTGGACATTGTACTGCTTGTTTGACTGGCAATTATCCTGGAGGCGAGCCCCATGAATTAGAATGGTGAACGACT
Encoded here:
- the LOC109598513 gene encoding amidophosphoribosyltransferase-like — protein: MAERICKYSHETEEEDLACAMESIGVSRRKGRGAVTSGLTHECGVFGAIGTGEWPTNLEIAQIVCWGLVALQHRGQESAGIVTSEGKCSKYFNIVKGMGMISNIFNDDAIKRLKGSIGIGHTRYSTSAASEEVNCQPFVVHTAHGALAVAHNGELVNCDSLRRQVLQHGVGLSTHSDSELITQALCLNPPEGELNGPDWPARIRHFMQLAPLSYSLVIMLKNKIYAVRDPYGNRPLCLGKILPQNEPLDGDCDDSREAEGWVVSSESCGFLSIGAQYVREVFPGEIIEMSRHGIRTIDIVARPEEKAQAFCIFEYVYFARADSIFEGQMVYAVRMQCGRQLAIEHPVEADLVSSVPESGNAAAHGFSRQSGISFAEVLCKNRYVGRSFIQPSNRLRQLSIAKKFGALSGSVKGKRVILIDDSIVRGNTIGPIIKLLRNAGAKEVHIRVASPPLLYPCYMGINIPTKEELIANKLNPNELAKHVGADSLAYLSVEGLIKAVRSDIKTKNPHKVGHCTACLTGNYPGGEPHELEW